Proteins from one Rhizobium sp. CB3090 genomic window:
- a CDS encoding phosphatase PAP2 family protein gives MSETSKARSFLIGLAVVCCASALILVRIVGVKVDPAGFMELGGFSVALLIFFSLLCHWREMPSLRSAAETTGFGLALTGPLVMLTYVAATASQPLQDRYLIRMDRSLGIDCHELITAIDAHAMLAQTLTFAYQTFGFQLLLVPTVLSMLGRDARAYQMIGAYGLICIFASIISIWYPALGTYRAFSVDIHQFKNINGSLGIEFAKQLVAVRDDPNFILRLESASGIISFPSVHAAVAVLCAWAAWEIKWVRWPFVLLNVLMICSAVTEGAHYIVDLISGIGVAGLTISLVLYITRSHSSGDLRVPASSGVLAE, from the coding sequence ATGAGTGAAACATCTAAAGCGCGATCTTTTTTAATTGGCCTTGCCGTGGTTTGTTGCGCGTCGGCATTGATCTTGGTGCGTATAGTCGGCGTCAAGGTCGATCCAGCGGGCTTCATGGAGCTGGGAGGTTTCTCCGTAGCCCTTTTGATATTCTTCAGCCTTCTTTGCCATTGGCGGGAAATGCCGTCGCTTCGATCCGCGGCCGAAACCACGGGATTTGGCTTGGCTTTGACGGGGCCTCTCGTGATGTTGACATACGTTGCTGCGACTGCAAGCCAGCCGCTGCAGGATCGGTATCTCATACGAATGGACCGGTCTCTTGGGATTGATTGCCACGAGTTGATAACGGCTATCGACGCGCACGCCATGCTCGCTCAGACGCTTACGTTCGCCTATCAAACATTCGGATTTCAGCTTCTATTAGTACCGACAGTATTGAGCATGTTGGGGCGAGATGCACGTGCCTATCAGATGATAGGAGCCTATGGGCTCATTTGTATCTTCGCCAGCATTATCTCAATCTGGTATCCAGCTCTCGGTACTTACAGGGCATTCTCAGTCGATATTCACCAATTTAAGAATATCAACGGCTCACTGGGCATAGAGTTTGCGAAACAACTTGTGGCTGTGCGAGACGATCCGAATTTCATTCTCCGCCTCGAGAGTGCAAGCGGCATCATTTCATTTCCATCTGTCCATGCTGCGGTTGCGGTCCTATGCGCTTGGGCGGCATGGGAAATCAAATGGGTTCGATGGCCCTTCGTGCTACTGAATGTCTTGATGATCTGCTCTGCTGTCACCGAAGGCGCTCATTATATTGTCGATCTCATTTCCGGGATTGGCGTAGCAGGGCTTACGATTTCGCTCGTTCTCTATATCACGCGCTCGCATTCGAGCGGCGACCTACGGGTTCCGGCGAGTAGCGGGGTCCTCGCTGAGTGA
- a CDS encoding NAD(P)-dependent oxidoreductase → MSSKVALIGAGAMGGAIGARLVETGNHLTVFDLDSEKVGALTAKGASAAASAALAASVSDYVILSLNSPRIVRAAVFGPGGVAEGAKPGTLIIDMSSIDPDATKELAADAQEKGLRWVDSPLSGGAPKALIGQLTLMAGGRDEDVKDAHEVLRHVASNYTHMGPPGAGQTTKLINQVLCALNFLAVAEATQLALDAGVDAAKIPQALKGGRADSAILQEYMPRYVAKDYRRTGRIDNMVKDLNGAQDLARRTNTAMPLTAVCAEIHRMLTAAGLGGEDQAALMEFFKGPNKEIAE, encoded by the coding sequence ATGAGCAGCAAAGTTGCGCTGATCGGCGCGGGCGCGATGGGCGGAGCCATCGGCGCGCGCCTTGTGGAGACCGGAAATCACCTGACGGTCTTCGATCTCGACAGCGAAAAAGTGGGCGCGCTGACGGCCAAGGGAGCCAGTGCTGCGGCAAGCGCCGCCTTGGCCGCTTCCGTATCGGACTATGTCATTCTCAGCCTGAACTCGCCGCGGATCGTGCGTGCTGCGGTCTTCGGCCCTGGCGGCGTCGCGGAGGGCGCCAAGCCCGGAACGCTGATTATCGACATGTCCTCTATAGATCCCGATGCAACCAAGGAGCTAGCGGCGGACGCTCAGGAGAAAGGCCTGCGCTGGGTGGATAGCCCGCTTTCGGGCGGTGCGCCGAAGGCCCTGATCGGCCAATTGACGCTGATGGCCGGCGGCCGCGATGAGGACGTCAAGGATGCGCATGAGGTGCTTCGACACGTCGCCTCGAACTACACCCATATGGGCCCGCCCGGTGCCGGCCAGACGACGAAACTGATCAACCAGGTGCTCTGCGCGCTAAACTTTCTCGCTGTCGCGGAAGCGACCCAACTGGCGCTCGACGCCGGCGTCGATGCCGCCAAGATCCCGCAGGCACTGAAAGGCGGACGAGCCGACAGCGCCATCCTCCAGGAATACATGCCGCGTTACGTCGCCAAGGACTACCGCCGGACGGGCCGCATCGACAACATGGTCAAGGATCTTAACGGTGCGCAAGATCTCGCCCGACGCACCAACACAGCCATGCCGCTGACGGCCGTCTGCGCGGAAATACACCGCATGCTGACGGCAGCCGGTCTCGGCGGCGAGGACCAGGCGGCGTTGATGGAATTTTTCAAAGGGCCGAACAAGGAGATCGCCGAATGA
- a CDS encoding AGE family epimerase/isomerase, whose translation MTFKELIMPLLALKTHLIDTILPAWLKLAFDDDACQFVEALALDGSRTGSTVVRTRTSARQIYVFAHAYCQNAAPREALDKAQIAFDSLRSTCWMPGERSGFVRSFDRKASRVVDPEIDLYDQSCVLLALAWLFKATGNNLYKSVADETLSAIDKTLAADFGGWAETASGNLPRRQNPHMHFFEACLALWETDGSYRYIARAHDIFALFQTQFYDRKFGLLREFFGPAWEISKEYGSDRIEPGHMAEWVWLIRRYEKLAKEDHTQLCSNLLAASQRCLSEATIPFILDEFFDDGRISKNTRRLWPQTELLKAYITEYAAQNDPVNLKNARELATQIMTEYLSHAPYGMWRDCFDSSGNLVANSIPASSLYHLWTVVADLDLEGMEIERTDNGSIVKKTLAMPRAASM comes from the coding sequence GTGACTTTCAAAGAACTTATTATGCCGTTGCTTGCTCTTAAGACACATCTGATCGACACTATACTTCCAGCTTGGCTCAAATTGGCCTTCGATGACGACGCCTGCCAGTTTGTGGAAGCGTTGGCCCTTGATGGATCTCGGACGGGCAGCACGGTAGTGCGAACTCGGACCTCTGCGCGCCAGATTTATGTGTTCGCCCATGCCTATTGCCAAAATGCTGCGCCCAGAGAGGCATTGGATAAAGCGCAAATTGCATTCGATAGCTTAAGAAGTACCTGTTGGATGCCTGGCGAACGGTCCGGATTTGTCCGCTCATTCGATCGAAAAGCCTCTCGCGTGGTGGATCCGGAGATAGATCTTTATGATCAGTCCTGTGTTCTTCTCGCTCTTGCGTGGCTCTTCAAGGCGACCGGAAACAACCTCTATAAATCGGTTGCGGATGAGACACTGTCTGCAATCGACAAAACGCTTGCAGCAGATTTTGGTGGTTGGGCAGAGACCGCGAGCGGTAATCTACCGCGCCGACAGAATCCTCATATGCACTTTTTCGAAGCTTGTCTTGCGCTGTGGGAGACGGATGGATCCTACCGCTATATCGCTCGCGCCCACGACATTTTCGCACTATTTCAGACGCAGTTTTACGATCGGAAATTTGGTCTGCTCCGCGAGTTTTTTGGCCCTGCGTGGGAAATCTCAAAGGAATATGGCTCAGATCGAATTGAGCCCGGCCACATGGCAGAGTGGGTTTGGTTAATTCGGCGATATGAAAAGCTGGCGAAAGAAGATCATACGCAACTTTGCTCGAATCTCCTCGCTGCATCTCAGCGTTGTCTCAGTGAAGCGACCATTCCGTTTATTCTCGATGAGTTTTTTGATGACGGACGCATTTCCAAAAATACGAGGCGCCTGTGGCCACAAACTGAATTGCTCAAAGCTTATATCACCGAGTATGCAGCGCAAAACGATCCAGTCAATTTAAAGAATGCGCGCGAACTCGCGACACAAATTATGACGGAATATCTAAGTCATGCGCCATACGGCATGTGGAGAGACTGTTTCGACAGTTCTGGAAATCTGGTCGCGAACTCGATACCAGCCAGCTCGCTCTATCATCTCTGGACAGTGGTCGCCGACCTCGACCTTGAAGGTATGGAAATTGAGCGAACGGATAACGGCTCTATCGTCAAAAAGACATTGGCCATGCCGAGGGCCGCGAGCATGTAA
- a CDS encoding SDR family oxidoreductase yields the protein MSLGLFDLKGRRALVTGSSQGIGLALAQGLAAAGAELVLNGRDVEKLTKAAALFDGKARILPFDATDHEAARHAIDDFESKTGAIDILVNNAGMQYRTPLEDFPADAFERLLRTNISSVFNVGQAVARHMIKRGAGKIINIASVQTALARPSIAPYTATKGAVGNLTKGMATDWAKYGLQCNAIAPGYFDTPLNAALVADADFSAWLEKRTPAGRWGNVEELVGACIFLASDASSFVNGHVLYVDGGITASL from the coding sequence GTGTCTCTTGGCCTCTTCGATCTAAAAGGACGGCGCGCGCTTGTGACGGGTTCGTCGCAAGGCATCGGTTTGGCTCTTGCCCAGGGATTGGCGGCTGCGGGCGCCGAACTGGTGCTCAACGGCCGCGACGTAGAAAAGCTCACGAAAGCCGCGGCTCTGTTTGACGGCAAAGCCCGGATCTTGCCCTTCGACGCAACGGATCATGAGGCTGCTCGTCATGCCATCGATGATTTCGAAAGCAAAACCGGCGCCATCGACATATTGGTGAACAATGCGGGCATGCAGTACCGCACGCCCCTGGAAGATTTTCCCGCGGACGCATTCGAACGGCTTCTTCGAACCAATATATCGAGCGTTTTCAATGTCGGTCAGGCTGTTGCACGCCACATGATCAAACGTGGCGCCGGCAAGATCATCAATATTGCCAGCGTCCAGACCGCGCTGGCGCGGCCCTCCATCGCACCCTATACCGCCACCAAGGGCGCAGTCGGCAATCTCACCAAGGGCATGGCGACGGATTGGGCGAAATACGGACTGCAATGTAACGCCATCGCGCCGGGCTACTTCGACACGCCATTGAATGCGGCGCTGGTCGCCGATGCCGATTTCTCGGCTTGGCTTGAAAAGCGCACGCCGGCCGGGCGCTGGGGTAATGTCGAGGAACTGGTCGGCGCCTGCATTTTCCTTGCCTCCGATGCATCCTCTTTTGTCAACGGACATGTGCTTTATGTTGACGGCGGCATCACAGCGTCACTCTAA
- a CDS encoding acyl-CoA dehydrogenase family protein — MIFSELQEQIRDLARNFARERLAPGAAKRDREHLFPREELKEMGELGLLGMLVPEVYGGSDTGIVAYAAALEEIAAGDGPCSTIMSVHSSVGCVPILKFGNEEQRQRFLPKLASGEWIAGFALTEPQAGSDASNLKTRARRDGDHYVLDGAKQFITSGKNAHVIIVFAVTDPDAGKKGISAFIVPTDMAGYEVIRVEEKLGLHASDTCQIAFNSMHIPIDLRLGSEGEGYRIALANLEGGRIGIAAQAVGMARAAFEAARDYARERSAFGKPIIEHQAVAFRLADMAVRIEAARQLVFHAASLREAGLPCLSEASMAKLFASEMAERVCSDAIQIHGGYGYMADYPVERIYRDVRICQIYEGTSDVQRMVIARNL; from the coding sequence ATGATCTTTTCCGAACTCCAGGAGCAGATCCGAGATCTTGCCCGCAACTTTGCCCGCGAGCGCCTGGCGCCAGGCGCAGCCAAGCGGGACCGAGAGCATCTCTTCCCGCGCGAAGAGCTGAAGGAAATGGGAGAACTCGGTCTGCTCGGCATGCTGGTGCCGGAAGTCTATGGTGGGTCGGATACCGGTATCGTCGCCTATGCGGCGGCACTTGAGGAGATTGCCGCGGGTGACGGCCCGTGCTCCACGATCATGAGCGTGCATAGTTCGGTCGGCTGCGTGCCGATCCTGAAGTTCGGTAACGAGGAACAACGACAGCGCTTCCTGCCGAAACTTGCGAGCGGCGAATGGATTGCCGGCTTCGCACTCACCGAGCCCCAGGCTGGCTCGGATGCCTCGAACCTGAAGACCCGGGCGCGGCGCGATGGCGATCACTATGTCCTTGATGGCGCCAAGCAATTCATCACCTCGGGCAAGAACGCCCATGTCATCATCGTCTTTGCCGTCACCGACCCTGACGCCGGCAAAAAGGGCATAAGTGCCTTCATCGTCCCGACGGATATGGCAGGCTATGAGGTGATCCGCGTAGAGGAAAAGCTCGGGCTGCATGCCTCCGACACCTGCCAGATTGCCTTCAACAGCATGCACATTCCGATCGATTTGAGACTCGGTTCAGAAGGCGAAGGCTATCGCATAGCACTCGCCAATCTCGAGGGCGGCCGGATCGGCATTGCTGCGCAGGCCGTCGGGATGGCGCGGGCGGCCTTCGAGGCGGCGCGCGATTACGCTCGCGAGCGCTCGGCCTTCGGCAAGCCGATCATCGAGCATCAGGCGGTTGCATTCCGCCTTGCCGATATGGCGGTGCGGATCGAGGCGGCCCGGCAGCTCGTTTTTCACGCGGCCTCCTTGAGGGAGGCCGGGCTGCCCTGCCTGTCGGAAGCGTCGATGGCGAAGCTCTTTGCCTCGGAAATGGCGGAGCGCGTCTGCTCCGACGCCATCCAGATACATGGCGGTTATGGCTACATGGCTGATTACCCGGTCGAGCGCATCTATCGCGATGTGCGCATCTGTCAGATCTATGAAGGAACGAGCGACGTGCAGCGCATGGTGATCGCCCGCAATCTGTGA
- a CDS encoding 3-methyl-2-oxobutanoate dehydrogenase (2-methylpropanoyl-transferring) subunit alpha encodes MVDSSHLALHVPEPAVRPGGQPDFSNVKIAKAGSVPRPEVDVEPEEIRDLAYSIIRVLNREGEAVGPWAGTLSDEELLIGLRNMMKLRAFDARMLMAQRQGKTSFYMQHLGEEAVSCAFRKALKKGDMNFPTYRQAGLLIADGYPMVEMMNQIYSNESDPLHGRQLPIMYSSKEHGFFTISGNLATQYVQAVGWAMASAIKNDSRIAAGWIGDGSTAESDFHSALVFASTYKAPVILNIVNNQWAISTFQGIARGGSGTFAARGLGFGIPALRVDGNDYLAVHAVACWAAERARRNLGPTLIEYVTYRVGAHSTSDDPNAYRPKTESEAWPLGDPVLRLKKHLIVRGTWSEERHVQAEAEIMDEVMEAQRQAEQHGTLHAGGKPSVRDIFEGVYAEMPPHIRRQRQKAGY; translated from the coding sequence ATGGTGGATTCTTCTCATTTGGCCCTGCACGTTCCTGAACCTGCCGTCCGCCCGGGCGGCCAGCCTGACTTTTCCAACGTCAAGATCGCCAAAGCCGGTTCGGTGCCGCGGCCGGAAGTGGATGTTGAACCTGAGGAAATCCGGGATCTTGCCTATTCCATCATCCGCGTGCTGAACCGCGAGGGCGAGGCGGTCGGTCCCTGGGCTGGCACGCTCTCCGACGAGGAGTTGCTGATCGGCCTTCGCAACATGATGAAGCTGCGCGCATTCGACGCCCGCATGCTGATGGCTCAGCGGCAAGGCAAGACGTCTTTCTACATGCAGCATCTTGGCGAAGAAGCCGTCAGTTGTGCCTTCCGCAAGGCGCTCAAGAAGGGAGACATGAATTTTCCGACCTATCGTCAAGCAGGTCTTCTGATTGCCGACGGCTATCCGATGGTCGAGATGATGAATCAGATCTACTCGAACGAGAGTGATCCCCTGCACGGGCGGCAGCTACCGATCATGTATTCCTCCAAGGAGCATGGGTTCTTTACCATCTCTGGCAACCTCGCCACTCAATACGTGCAGGCAGTGGGTTGGGCCATGGCTTCGGCAATCAAGAATGACAGCCGCATTGCCGCGGGCTGGATCGGCGATGGCTCGACGGCGGAATCGGATTTCCATTCAGCGCTCGTCTTCGCCTCGACCTATAAGGCGCCGGTCATCCTCAATATCGTCAACAATCAGTGGGCGATCTCCACCTTTCAGGGTATCGCGCGCGGCGGCTCCGGTACATTCGCCGCGCGCGGCCTTGGCTTCGGCATTCCCGCGCTGCGAGTCGATGGAAACGATTATCTCGCCGTCCATGCCGTTGCCTGCTGGGCCGCGGAGCGTGCGCGGCGCAATCTCGGCCCGACGCTGATAGAATATGTGACATATCGTGTCGGGGCGCATTCGACCTCGGACGATCCGAATGCCTATCGTCCGAAGACGGAATCCGAGGCCTGGCCACTTGGCGATCCCGTGCTGAGGTTGAAGAAACATCTGATCGTCAGGGGCACATGGTCCGAGGAGCGGCATGTGCAGGCGGAAGCTGAAATCATGGATGAGGTGATGGAGGCCCAGCGCCAGGCAGAGCAGCACGGCACGTTGCATGCCGGCGGCAAGCCCTCCGTTCGAGACATCTTCGAGGGCGTCTATGCCGAGATGCCGCCGCACATCCGGCGCCAGCGGCAGAAGGCAGGGTACTGA
- a CDS encoding gluconokinase produces the protein MLTAASQRHSKMMRPQRFVIMGVSGCGKSSVGAALAYQLSGIYIDGDDLHPAANVAKMSAGVPLTDADRWPWLNSVGERLTQAEGTALIGCSALKQIYRDRIRAAVDGPVRFIHLAGKKEVIAARLQARQGHFMPAALLESQFAALEPPGPGEHAITVDIDQPFDAVIAAVIAALEEEDL, from the coding sequence ATGTTGACGGCGGCATCACAGCGTCACTCTAAAATGATGCGGCCGCAACGGTTCGTTATCATGGGCGTTTCCGGCTGCGGCAAATCATCTGTCGGCGCAGCGCTCGCCTATCAGTTGTCGGGCATATATATCGATGGCGACGACCTTCATCCCGCGGCGAACGTCGCCAAGATGAGTGCGGGTGTGCCGCTCACCGACGCGGACCGGTGGCCGTGGCTGAACAGCGTCGGGGAGCGTCTTACCCAAGCCGAGGGAACGGCGCTGATCGGGTGTTCGGCGCTGAAGCAGATCTATCGCGACAGGATTCGCGCAGCCGTCGATGGGCCCGTGCGTTTCATCCATCTTGCTGGGAAAAAGGAAGTGATTGCTGCTCGCCTGCAGGCGCGGCAGGGACATTTCATGCCGGCGGCTTTGCTCGAGAGCCAGTTTGCTGCACTTGAGCCGCCTGGGCCGGGGGAGCACGCAATCACCGTCGATATCGATCAACCGTTTGATGCGGTCATAGCGGCTGTTATCGCCGCGCTGGAGGAGGAAGACCTATGA
- a CDS encoding 2-hydroxyacid dehydrogenase, whose protein sequence is MEKPAILQVGPYPQWDQEPLDAAFRAHRYFEAADKLAFLAEVGPSIRAIATRGELGANKAMIEACPNLELISVYGVGFDAVDLNACRERGIRVTNTPDVLTNDVADLGVAMMLCQSRGMLGAETWVRDGSWVSKGLYPLKRRVWGRRAGVLGLGRIGFEVAKRLKGFDMKIAYSDVEAKPYANDMEFVSDPVKLAEQSDFLFVTLAASAATRHIVGRDVIEALGPEGMLINISRASNIDEEALLDALEAGKLGSAALDVFEGEPKLNPRFLALDNVLLQPHHASGTIETRKTMGQLVRDNLAAHFAGQPLLTPVL, encoded by the coding sequence ATGGAAAAGCCGGCAATCCTGCAGGTAGGTCCCTATCCGCAATGGGACCAGGAACCCCTCGACGCGGCGTTTCGCGCCCACCGTTATTTCGAGGCCGCAGACAAACTCGCGTTTCTGGCGGAAGTCGGGCCATCCATAAGAGCAATTGCCACGCGCGGCGAGCTCGGCGCAAACAAGGCCATGATCGAGGCCTGTCCAAACCTTGAACTGATCTCTGTCTACGGTGTGGGCTTCGACGCAGTCGATCTTAACGCCTGCCGGGAACGAGGCATTCGCGTGACGAACACGCCCGACGTGTTGACCAACGATGTTGCCGATCTAGGTGTCGCTATGATGCTCTGCCAATCGCGTGGCATGCTCGGCGCCGAGACATGGGTGCGGGACGGAAGCTGGGTCAGCAAGGGTCTTTATCCGTTGAAGCGGCGTGTCTGGGGACGGCGAGCCGGCGTTCTCGGCCTTGGCCGGATCGGCTTCGAGGTCGCCAAACGGCTGAAAGGCTTCGACATGAAGATCGCCTATTCCGATGTCGAGGCGAAACCTTACGCAAACGACATGGAATTCGTGAGCGATCCGGTCAAACTTGCGGAGCAATCCGATTTTCTATTCGTAACGCTGGCCGCCTCGGCCGCGACCCGCCATATCGTCGGGCGCGATGTCATCGAGGCGCTTGGTCCGGAAGGCATGCTGATCAACATATCGCGCGCTTCCAATATCGATGAGGAAGCGTTGCTCGACGCGCTCGAAGCAGGCAAGCTCGGATCGGCGGCACTCGACGTCTTCGAAGGCGAGCCGAAGCTCAATCCGCGTTTTCTGGCGCTGGACAATGTGCTTCTGCAGCCACACCACGCCTCGGGCACGATCGAGACGCGCAAGACCATGGGCCAGCTTGTCCGCGACAATCTTGCCGCCCATTTTGCCGGCCAGCCGCTGCTCACCCCGGTTCTTTGA
- a CDS encoding L-idonate 5-dehydrogenase, with amino-acid sequence MKAIVAHAAKDVRIEEYPDEEPGAGEVKLRLATGGICGSDLHYYNHGGFGTVRLKQPMILGHEVSATITALGAGVQGLEVGQLVAVSPSRPCRTCRYCQQGLHNQCLNMRFYGSAMPFPHIQGAFRETLVADAIQCVPADGLTTGEAAMAEPLAVTLHATKRAGEMLGKRVLVTGCGPIGVLSILAARRAGAAEIVATDLSDFTLSVAKQAGADRVINTKEEPEALAAYSADKGTFDILYECSGAAAALAGGIAALRPRGIIVQLGLGGDMTLPMQTITAKELDLRGSFRFHEEFAVGVELMRKRLIDVRPLITHSVPLADAIGAFEIASDRSRAMKAQIVFS; translated from the coding sequence ATGAAGGCCATCGTCGCTCACGCCGCCAAGGATGTGCGGATCGAGGAGTATCCGGACGAGGAGCCGGGTGCAGGTGAAGTCAAGCTGCGGCTCGCCACCGGCGGGATTTGCGGCAGCGATCTACATTACTACAACCATGGCGGCTTCGGCACCGTGCGCCTGAAGCAGCCGATGATCCTGGGCCACGAGGTTAGTGCAACGATCACGGCCCTCGGCGCTGGCGTTCAGGGTCTCGAAGTCGGCCAGCTCGTTGCCGTCTCGCCGTCGCGCCCCTGCCGGACCTGCCGCTATTGCCAGCAAGGCCTGCATAATCAATGCCTGAATATGCGCTTTTATGGCAGCGCCATGCCTTTTCCGCATATTCAAGGCGCGTTCCGCGAAACGCTGGTCGCCGATGCCATTCAATGTGTCCCCGCCGACGGCCTGACGACCGGTGAAGCTGCGATGGCCGAACCGCTGGCCGTCACCTTGCACGCGACGAAGCGCGCCGGCGAAATGCTCGGCAAACGCGTTCTCGTCACCGGCTGCGGACCGATCGGCGTCCTGTCCATCCTGGCCGCCCGCCGTGCCGGTGCTGCGGAAATCGTCGCGACCGATCTATCGGATTTCACGCTCTCGGTTGCGAAACAGGCCGGCGCGGACAGGGTGATCAACACCAAGGAAGAACCGGAAGCGCTTGCCGCCTATTCGGCCGACAAGGGCACCTTCGACATCCTTTATGAATGCTCGGGAGCTGCCGCTGCGCTTGCCGGTGGGATTGCGGCGCTCAGACCTCGCGGGATCATCGTGCAGTTGGGCCTTGGAGGCGACATGACGTTGCCGATGCAAACTATCACGGCCAAGGAACTGGATCTGCGCGGCTCGTTCCGCTTCCATGAGGAATTTGCCGTGGGCGTCGAGCTGATGCGCAAGCGTTTGATCGACGTCAGGCCCCTGATTACTCATTCCGTGCCGCTTGCCGACGCGATCGGTGCTTTCGAGATTGCCTCTGACCGCAGCCGGGCTATGAAGGCGCAAATCGTCTTCTCCTGA
- a CDS encoding SMP-30/gluconolactonase/LRE family protein codes for MSFFEIMDPAFGKFVLGNAPVKPIANGFDWVEGPVWFGDLNCLLFSDIPNNRIMRWIPGVGTSVFREPSNFANGHTRDRQGRLVSCEHGSRSVTRTEFDGSITVIADRYESKRLNSPNDVIVASDGAIWFTDPHYGIATDYEGYKSEQELPCNVYRVDPSGSIAAVLTDFNCPNGLAFSPDEKKLYVADTGRMHSDDPRHIRVFDVGENWRLTGGNVFHAISPGCADGMRIDSDGNLWSSAGDGVHCIAPDGHLMGKLLVPETVSNLCFGGRGKHKLFITATTSVYAISLNRRGAL; via the coding sequence ATGTCGTTCTTCGAGATCATGGATCCCGCTTTCGGTAAGTTCGTCCTTGGCAACGCACCCGTCAAACCGATTGCCAATGGCTTCGATTGGGTTGAGGGCCCCGTCTGGTTCGGCGACCTCAATTGCCTTCTCTTTTCCGACATCCCCAACAATCGCATCATGCGCTGGATACCGGGCGTCGGTACCAGCGTCTTTCGCGAACCGTCGAACTTCGCCAATGGCCATACCCGTGACCGGCAAGGCCGTCTCGTAAGTTGCGAACACGGCAGCCGGAGCGTGACCCGCACGGAATTTGACGGTTCGATCACGGTGATTGCCGACCGCTATGAGAGCAAGCGGTTGAATTCGCCGAACGACGTCATCGTGGCATCCGATGGCGCCATCTGGTTCACCGACCCGCACTACGGCATCGCCACGGATTACGAAGGATACAAAAGCGAGCAGGAACTGCCCTGCAACGTCTATCGCGTCGATCCTTCAGGTTCGATTGCAGCCGTGCTCACCGATTTCAATTGTCCGAACGGGCTGGCATTCAGCCCGGACGAAAAGAAGCTTTATGTTGCTGACACCGGCCGCATGCACAGCGACGATCCGCGCCATATCCGCGTCTTTGACGTCGGGGAAAACTGGCGTTTGACCGGTGGCAATGTCTTTCATGCAATCTCGCCCGGTTGCGCCGACGGGATGCGGATCGACAGTGACGGCAATCTCTGGTCCTCGGCCGGCGACGGCGTCCATTGCATTGCCCCAGATGGACATCTGATGGGTAAACTATTGGTTCCCGAGACCGTATCCAATCTTTGCTTCGGCGGACGCGGCAAACACAAGCTTTTCATCACGGCCACCACGAGCGTTTACGCGATTTCACTCAACAGGCGCGGAGCGCTTTGA
- a CDS encoding LacI family DNA-binding transcriptional regulator: MSNTRKPPTMADVARVTGVSPMTVSRAFKADSLISKERREAILRAAEDLGYVFDSTASNLRSQKSGFVAVTIPSINNANFADTVGGLSDTLAARDMQILLGYTNYNMQEEERLIEQLLRRKPQAIVVTGGRHTERGRRLLETVNIPVIETWDIPAEPIDHYVGFSNANAVRDMVDHFVRAGYRRIAFIGGDVGRDTRGSERRIGFAAAMQVHGLDASRLIAAGLPPISMREGANAMAKLIEIYPDTEAVVCVSDLAAYGALTECRRLGVPVPERFAIGGFGNYEIGEVCVPTLTTINAFAREIGEKTARLILDILDGKQGVNVRISPELIVRDSSR; encoded by the coding sequence ATGAGTAACACTCGCAAACCGCCGACCATGGCAGACGTAGCCCGCGTCACCGGGGTCTCCCCGATGACGGTATCGCGCGCATTCAAGGCCGATAGCCTGATCAGCAAGGAGAGACGAGAGGCCATCCTCCGGGCTGCCGAGGATCTCGGTTATGTTTTCGATAGCACGGCCTCCAACCTGCGTTCGCAGAAGTCCGGTTTCGTCGCGGTGACGATTCCTTCGATCAACAACGCCAATTTCGCCGACACCGTCGGCGGGCTTTCGGATACGCTCGCCGCGCGCGACATGCAGATCCTGTTGGGGTACACCAACTACAACATGCAGGAGGAGGAGCGGCTCATCGAGCAGCTCTTGCGCCGCAAGCCGCAGGCCATTGTCGTGACCGGCGGCAGGCATACGGAACGCGGCCGACGTCTGTTGGAGACGGTCAATATCCCGGTGATCGAGACTTGGGATATTCCCGCCGAGCCGATCGACCATTACGTCGGATTTTCCAATGCCAACGCAGTTCGCGACATGGTGGATCACTTCGTCCGCGCCGGCTATCGTCGCATCGCCTTCATCGGTGGCGATGTCGGGCGCGACACGCGCGGCAGCGAGCGGCGGATTGGCTTTGCCGCCGCAATGCAAGTGCACGGGCTCGATGCATCGCGCCTGATCGCCGCCGGACTGCCGCCCATTTCGATGCGGGAAGGGGCGAACGCGATGGCAAAGCTGATCGAGATCTATCCGGATACCGAAGCCGTCGTCTGTGTATCGGACCTTGCGGCTTATGGCGCGCTGACCGAATGTCGTCGCTTGGGCGTTCCCGTGCCGGAGCGTTTTGCGATCGGCGGCTTCGGCAATTACGAGATCGGCGAAGTCTGCGTGCCCACATTGACCACGATCAATGCCTTCGCACGCGAAATCGGTGAAAAGACCGCACGATTGATCCTCGATATCCTCGATGGCAAGCAGGGTGTCAATGTCAGGATCTCGCCCGAACTGATTGTGCGCGACAGCAGCCGATAG